In Balaenoptera musculus isolate JJ_BM4_2016_0621 chromosome 19, mBalMus1.pri.v3, whole genome shotgun sequence, one genomic interval encodes:
- the ATP1A3 gene encoding sodium/potassium-transporting ATPase subunit alpha-3 isoform X1 — MGSGGSDSYRVATSQDKKDDKGSPKKSKGTKDRRDLDDLKKEVAMTEHKMSVEEVCRKYNTDCVQGLTHSKAQEILARDGPNALTPPPTTPEWVKFCRQLFGGFSILLWIGAILCFLAYGIQAGTEDDPSGDNLYLGIVLAAVVIITGCFSYYQEAKSSKIMESFKNMVPQQALVIREGEKMQVNAEEVVVGDLVEIKGGDRVPADLRIISAHGCKVDNSSLTGESEPQTRSPDCTHDNPLETRNITFFSTNCVEGTARGVVVATGDRTVMGRIATLASGLEVGKTPIAIEIEHFIQLITGVAVFLGVSFFILSLILGYTWLEAVIFLIGIIVANVPEGLLATVTVCLTLTAKRMARKNCLVKNLEAVETLGSTSTICSDKTGTLTQNRMTVAHMWFDNQIHEADTTEDQSGTSFDKSSHTWVALSHIAGLCNRAVFKGGQDNIPVLKRDVAGDASESALLKCIELSSGSVKLMRERNKKVAEIPFNSTNKYQLSIHETEDPNDNRYLLVMKGAPERILDRCSTILLQGKEQPLDEEMKEAFQNAYLELGGLGERVLGFCHYYLPEEQFPKGFAFDCDDVNFTTDNLCFVGLMSMIDPPRAAVPDAVGKCRSAGIKVIMVTGDHPITAKAIAKGVGIISEGNETVEDIAARLNIPVSQVNPRDAKACVIHGTDLKDFTSEQIDEILQNHTEIVFARTSPQQKLIIVEGCQRQGAIVAVTGDGVNDSPALKKADIGVAMGIAGSDVSKQAADMILLDDNFASIVTGVEEGRLIFDNLKKSIAYTLTSNIPEITPFLLFIMANIPLPLGTITILCIDLGTDMVPAISLAYEAAESDIMKRQPRNPRTDKLVNERLISMAYGQIGMIQALGGFFSYFVILAENGFLPGNLVGIRLNWDDRTVNDLEDSYGQQWTYEQRKVVEFTCHTAFFVSIVVVQWADLIICKTRRNSVFQQGMKNKILIFGLFEETALAAFLSYCPGMDVALRMYPLKPSWWFCAFPYSFLIFVYDEIRKLILRRNPGGWVEKETYY, encoded by the exons ATGGGG TCTGGTGGCTCTGACAGCTATCGTGTCGCCACCTCGCAGGACAAGAAAGATGACAAGGGCTCGCCCAAGAAGAGCAAGGGCACCAAAGACCGCCGGGACCTGGATGACCTCAAAAAGGAGGTGGCTATG ACAGAGCACAAGATGTCAGTGGAAGAGGTCTGCCGGAAATACAACACCGACTGTGTGCAG GGTCTGACCCACAGCAAAGCCCAGGAGATCCTGGCCCGCGATGGGCCTAACGCGCTCACGCCGCCGCCCACCACCCCAGAGTGGGTCAAGTTCTGCCGCCAGCTCTTTGGGGGCTTCTCAATCCTGCTGTGGATCGGGGCCATCCTCTGCTTCCTGGCCTACGGCATCCAGGCAGGCACCGAGGACGATCCTTCTGGCGACAAC CTGTACCTGGGCATCGTGCTGGCGGCCGTGGTCATCATCACCGGCTGCTTCTCCTACTACCAAGAAGCCAAGAGCTCCAAGATCATGGAATCCTTCAAGAACATGGTTCCCCAG CAAGCCCTGGTGATCCGGGAAGGCGAGAAGATGCAGGTAAATGCTGAGGAGGTGGTGGTCGGGGACCTGGTGGAGATCAAGGGCGGAGACCGAGTCCCAGCCGACCTGCGCATCATCTCAGCCCACGGCTGCAAG GTGGACAACTCTTCCCTGACCGGCGAATCAGAGCCCCAGACCCGCTCCCCCGACTGCACTCACGACAACCCCTTGGAGACTCGGAACATCACCTTCTTTTCCACCAACTGCGTGGAAG GCACAGCTCGGGGCGTGGTGGTGGCCACGGGTGACCGCACCGTCATGGGCCGCATCGCCACTCTGGCTTCCGGGCTGGAGGTGGGCAAGACGCCCATCGCCATTGAGATCGAGCACTTTATCCAACTCATCACTGGCGTGGCTGTCTTCCTGGGCGTCTCCTTCTTCATCCTCTCCCTCATTCTCGGATACACCTGGCTCGAGGCTGTCATCTTCCTCATCGGCATCATCGTGGCCAATGTCCCAGAGGGCCTGCTGGCCACTGTCACT GTGTGTCTGACCCTGACCGCCAAGCGCATGGCTCGGAAGAACTGCCTTGTGAAAAACCTAGAGGCTGTAGAGACCCTGGGCTCCACATCCACCATCTGCTCGGACAAGACAGGGACCCTCACCCAGAACCGCATGACGGTCGCCCACATGTGGTTCGACAACCAGATCCACGAGGCCGACACCACTGAGGACCAGTCAG GGACTTCATTTGACAAGAGCTCGCACACCTGGGTGGCGCTGTCTCACATTGCTGGACTCTGCAACCGTGCCGTCTTCAAGGGAGGTCAGGACAACATCCCTGTGCTCAAG agGGATGTGGCCGGCGATGCCTCCGAGTCTGCCCTGCTCAAGTGCATCGAGTTGTCCTCCGGCTCCGTGAAGCTGATGCGCGAACGCAATAAGAAAGTGGCTGAGATCCCCTTCAACTCCACCAACAAATACCAG CTCTCCATCCACGAGACCGAGGACCCCAATGACAACCGGTACCTGCTGGTGATGAAGGGCGCCCCCGAGCGCATCCTGGACCGCTGCTCCACCATCCTGCTGCAGGGCAAGGAGCAGCCGCTGGACGAGGAGATGAAGGAGGCTTTCCAGAACGCCTACCTCGAGCTCGGGGGCCTGGGCGAGCGCGTGCTTG GTTTCTGCCATTACTACCTGCCCGAGGAGCAGTTCCCTAAGGGCTTTGCCTTCGACTGTGACGATGTGAACTTCACCACCGACAACCTCTGCTTCGTGGGCCTCATGTCCATGATCGACCCTCCCCGGGCAGCCGTCCCTGACGCGGTGGGCAAGTGCCGCAGCGCGGGCATCAAG GTCATCATGGTCACGGGCGATCACCCCATCACGGCAAAGGCCATTGCCAAGGGCGTGGGCATCATCTCCGAGGGCAACGAGACCGTGGAGGACATCGCCGCCCGGCTCAACATTCCCGTCAGCCAGGTCAACCCCCG GGATGCCAAGGCCTGTGTGATCCATGGCACCGACCTCAAGGACTTCACCTCTGAGCAAATCGACGAGATCCTGCAGAACCACACTGAGATCGTCTTCGCCCGCACTTCCCCCCAACAGAAGCTCATCATTGTGGAGGGCTGTCAGAGACAG ggAGCCATCGTGGCTGTGACTGGGGATGGCGTGAACGACTCCCCCGCCCTGAAGAAGGCTGACATCGGGGTGGCCATGGGCATTGCCGGCTCTGACGTCTCCAAACAGGCAGCAGACATGATTCTGCTGGATGACAACTTTGCGTCCATTGTCACGGGTGTGGAGGAGG GCCGCCTGATCTTCGACAATCTGAAGAAGTCCATCGCCTACACCCTGACCAGCAACATCCCCGAGATCACGCCCTTCCTGCTGTTCATCATGGCCAACATCCCACTGCCTCTGGGCACCATCACCATCCTCTGCATCGACCTGGGCACTGACATG GTCCCTGCCATCTCGCTGGCGTACGAGGCTGCCGAGAGTGACATCATGAAGAGACAGCCCAGGAACCCACGCACTGACAAGCTGGTCAATGAGAGACTCATCAGCATGGCCTACGGACAGATCG gaaTGATCCAGGCTCTTGGTGGCTTCTTCTCCTACTTTGTGATCCTGGCAGAAAATGGCTTCTTGCCTGGCAACCTGGTGGGCATCCGGCTGAACTGGGATGACCGCACCGTCAACGACCTGGAGGACAGTTACGGGCAGCAGTGG ACCTACGAGCAGAGGAAAGTGGTGGAGTTCACGTGCCACACGGCCTTCTTCGTGAGCATAGTGGTCGTGCAATGGGCTGACCTGATCATCTGCAAGACCAGGAGGAACTCCGTCTTCCAGCAGGGCATGAA GAACAAGATCCTGATCTTCGGGTTGTTTGAGGAGACGGCCCTGGCTGCCTTCCTGTCCTACTGCCCCGGCATGGATGTGGCCCTTCGCATGTACCCTCTCAA GCCCAGCTGGTGGTTCTGTGCCTTCCCctacagttttctcatcttcgTCTATGATGAAATCCGCAAACTCATCCTGCGCAGGAACCCCGGGG GTTGGGTGGAGAAGGAAACCTACTACTGA
- the ATP1A3 gene encoding sodium/potassium-transporting ATPase subunit alpha-3 isoform X2: MGDKKDDKGSPKKSKGTKDRRDLDDLKKEVAMTEHKMSVEEVCRKYNTDCVQGLTHSKAQEILARDGPNALTPPPTTPEWVKFCRQLFGGFSILLWIGAILCFLAYGIQAGTEDDPSGDNLYLGIVLAAVVIITGCFSYYQEAKSSKIMESFKNMVPQQALVIREGEKMQVNAEEVVVGDLVEIKGGDRVPADLRIISAHGCKVDNSSLTGESEPQTRSPDCTHDNPLETRNITFFSTNCVEGTARGVVVATGDRTVMGRIATLASGLEVGKTPIAIEIEHFIQLITGVAVFLGVSFFILSLILGYTWLEAVIFLIGIIVANVPEGLLATVTVCLTLTAKRMARKNCLVKNLEAVETLGSTSTICSDKTGTLTQNRMTVAHMWFDNQIHEADTTEDQSGTSFDKSSHTWVALSHIAGLCNRAVFKGGQDNIPVLKRDVAGDASESALLKCIELSSGSVKLMRERNKKVAEIPFNSTNKYQLSIHETEDPNDNRYLLVMKGAPERILDRCSTILLQGKEQPLDEEMKEAFQNAYLELGGLGERVLGFCHYYLPEEQFPKGFAFDCDDVNFTTDNLCFVGLMSMIDPPRAAVPDAVGKCRSAGIKVIMVTGDHPITAKAIAKGVGIISEGNETVEDIAARLNIPVSQVNPRDAKACVIHGTDLKDFTSEQIDEILQNHTEIVFARTSPQQKLIIVEGCQRQGAIVAVTGDGVNDSPALKKADIGVAMGIAGSDVSKQAADMILLDDNFASIVTGVEEGRLIFDNLKKSIAYTLTSNIPEITPFLLFIMANIPLPLGTITILCIDLGTDMVPAISLAYEAAESDIMKRQPRNPRTDKLVNERLISMAYGQIGMIQALGGFFSYFVILAENGFLPGNLVGIRLNWDDRTVNDLEDSYGQQWTYEQRKVVEFTCHTAFFVSIVVVQWADLIICKTRRNSVFQQGMKNKILIFGLFEETALAAFLSYCPGMDVALRMYPLKPSWWFCAFPYSFLIFVYDEIRKLILRRNPGGWVEKETYY, translated from the exons ATGGGG GACAAGAAAGATGACAAGGGCTCGCCCAAGAAGAGCAAGGGCACCAAAGACCGCCGGGACCTGGATGACCTCAAAAAGGAGGTGGCTATG ACAGAGCACAAGATGTCAGTGGAAGAGGTCTGCCGGAAATACAACACCGACTGTGTGCAG GGTCTGACCCACAGCAAAGCCCAGGAGATCCTGGCCCGCGATGGGCCTAACGCGCTCACGCCGCCGCCCACCACCCCAGAGTGGGTCAAGTTCTGCCGCCAGCTCTTTGGGGGCTTCTCAATCCTGCTGTGGATCGGGGCCATCCTCTGCTTCCTGGCCTACGGCATCCAGGCAGGCACCGAGGACGATCCTTCTGGCGACAAC CTGTACCTGGGCATCGTGCTGGCGGCCGTGGTCATCATCACCGGCTGCTTCTCCTACTACCAAGAAGCCAAGAGCTCCAAGATCATGGAATCCTTCAAGAACATGGTTCCCCAG CAAGCCCTGGTGATCCGGGAAGGCGAGAAGATGCAGGTAAATGCTGAGGAGGTGGTGGTCGGGGACCTGGTGGAGATCAAGGGCGGAGACCGAGTCCCAGCCGACCTGCGCATCATCTCAGCCCACGGCTGCAAG GTGGACAACTCTTCCCTGACCGGCGAATCAGAGCCCCAGACCCGCTCCCCCGACTGCACTCACGACAACCCCTTGGAGACTCGGAACATCACCTTCTTTTCCACCAACTGCGTGGAAG GCACAGCTCGGGGCGTGGTGGTGGCCACGGGTGACCGCACCGTCATGGGCCGCATCGCCACTCTGGCTTCCGGGCTGGAGGTGGGCAAGACGCCCATCGCCATTGAGATCGAGCACTTTATCCAACTCATCACTGGCGTGGCTGTCTTCCTGGGCGTCTCCTTCTTCATCCTCTCCCTCATTCTCGGATACACCTGGCTCGAGGCTGTCATCTTCCTCATCGGCATCATCGTGGCCAATGTCCCAGAGGGCCTGCTGGCCACTGTCACT GTGTGTCTGACCCTGACCGCCAAGCGCATGGCTCGGAAGAACTGCCTTGTGAAAAACCTAGAGGCTGTAGAGACCCTGGGCTCCACATCCACCATCTGCTCGGACAAGACAGGGACCCTCACCCAGAACCGCATGACGGTCGCCCACATGTGGTTCGACAACCAGATCCACGAGGCCGACACCACTGAGGACCAGTCAG GGACTTCATTTGACAAGAGCTCGCACACCTGGGTGGCGCTGTCTCACATTGCTGGACTCTGCAACCGTGCCGTCTTCAAGGGAGGTCAGGACAACATCCCTGTGCTCAAG agGGATGTGGCCGGCGATGCCTCCGAGTCTGCCCTGCTCAAGTGCATCGAGTTGTCCTCCGGCTCCGTGAAGCTGATGCGCGAACGCAATAAGAAAGTGGCTGAGATCCCCTTCAACTCCACCAACAAATACCAG CTCTCCATCCACGAGACCGAGGACCCCAATGACAACCGGTACCTGCTGGTGATGAAGGGCGCCCCCGAGCGCATCCTGGACCGCTGCTCCACCATCCTGCTGCAGGGCAAGGAGCAGCCGCTGGACGAGGAGATGAAGGAGGCTTTCCAGAACGCCTACCTCGAGCTCGGGGGCCTGGGCGAGCGCGTGCTTG GTTTCTGCCATTACTACCTGCCCGAGGAGCAGTTCCCTAAGGGCTTTGCCTTCGACTGTGACGATGTGAACTTCACCACCGACAACCTCTGCTTCGTGGGCCTCATGTCCATGATCGACCCTCCCCGGGCAGCCGTCCCTGACGCGGTGGGCAAGTGCCGCAGCGCGGGCATCAAG GTCATCATGGTCACGGGCGATCACCCCATCACGGCAAAGGCCATTGCCAAGGGCGTGGGCATCATCTCCGAGGGCAACGAGACCGTGGAGGACATCGCCGCCCGGCTCAACATTCCCGTCAGCCAGGTCAACCCCCG GGATGCCAAGGCCTGTGTGATCCATGGCACCGACCTCAAGGACTTCACCTCTGAGCAAATCGACGAGATCCTGCAGAACCACACTGAGATCGTCTTCGCCCGCACTTCCCCCCAACAGAAGCTCATCATTGTGGAGGGCTGTCAGAGACAG ggAGCCATCGTGGCTGTGACTGGGGATGGCGTGAACGACTCCCCCGCCCTGAAGAAGGCTGACATCGGGGTGGCCATGGGCATTGCCGGCTCTGACGTCTCCAAACAGGCAGCAGACATGATTCTGCTGGATGACAACTTTGCGTCCATTGTCACGGGTGTGGAGGAGG GCCGCCTGATCTTCGACAATCTGAAGAAGTCCATCGCCTACACCCTGACCAGCAACATCCCCGAGATCACGCCCTTCCTGCTGTTCATCATGGCCAACATCCCACTGCCTCTGGGCACCATCACCATCCTCTGCATCGACCTGGGCACTGACATG GTCCCTGCCATCTCGCTGGCGTACGAGGCTGCCGAGAGTGACATCATGAAGAGACAGCCCAGGAACCCACGCACTGACAAGCTGGTCAATGAGAGACTCATCAGCATGGCCTACGGACAGATCG gaaTGATCCAGGCTCTTGGTGGCTTCTTCTCCTACTTTGTGATCCTGGCAGAAAATGGCTTCTTGCCTGGCAACCTGGTGGGCATCCGGCTGAACTGGGATGACCGCACCGTCAACGACCTGGAGGACAGTTACGGGCAGCAGTGG ACCTACGAGCAGAGGAAAGTGGTGGAGTTCACGTGCCACACGGCCTTCTTCGTGAGCATAGTGGTCGTGCAATGGGCTGACCTGATCATCTGCAAGACCAGGAGGAACTCCGTCTTCCAGCAGGGCATGAA GAACAAGATCCTGATCTTCGGGTTGTTTGAGGAGACGGCCCTGGCTGCCTTCCTGTCCTACTGCCCCGGCATGGATGTGGCCCTTCGCATGTACCCTCTCAA GCCCAGCTGGTGGTTCTGTGCCTTCCCctacagttttctcatcttcgTCTATGATGAAATCCGCAAACTCATCCTGCGCAGGAACCCCGGGG GTTGGGTGGAGAAGGAAACCTACTACTGA